From the Tripterygium wilfordii isolate XIE 37 chromosome 6, ASM1340144v1, whole genome shotgun sequence genome, one window contains:
- the LOC119999740 gene encoding cell division control protein 45 homolog: MVREEKVESFYDRLRKSATASSLSPLLIFPSTSDADSLCALKIILHVLESDSVRYSCYPVSSFQEIHKYAGPDLCSPSDKPISILLINWGCHRDLQQVLNLGPQARVFVVDSHRPIHLHNLSEQNDHVILLYTRDDEQQADLAYDFDVSALANASDLNSDGEVDENSESEEEEDSESEGEDDGDGDGSGRKRRRVSPESEEDPVKLYRKLKKKYYYMGTFHGKPSGCLMYELSHSLRKNTNELLWLACVSLTDQFVHERLTDERYQAGVMELEQHINSSGNLDAVTSVTLKDGTKIRAPDSSRIAYEDEPRLMLLQEWNLFDSMLCSSYIATKLKTWSDNGMKKLKLLLARMGFALVDCQQKFQYMNLDVKRKMKDEFERFLPEYGLTDFYYRSFLRLHGYSSRVSAADVVHGVTALLESFVNSDGSCASKQFGEAYDALSLNNLDKLKDGMQQAIKIQRAILRQGSAAITKSGSIRSGRKFRWVKLEDSVDTKMLGYPQALTKFCYFLMDALKEKGARMKPLLCACLSQEPHKFLIVGVCGKPRLGADQGNAFGIAFRNAADEIGVEYFHELFESSWIILDAGAVNSFMIRLTEKL; encoded by the coding sequence ATGGTGAGGGAGGAGAAGGTTGAGTCGTTCTATGACCGTCTCCGTAAGTCTGCTACCGCTTCGTCTCTCTCTCCTTTGCTCATATTTCCGTCAACATCTGATGCGGACTCCCTCTGTGCCCTAAAAATCATCCTCCATGTCCTCGAGTCAGATTCAGTTCGCTACTCTTGCTACCCTGTTTCCTCCTTTCAAGAAATCCACAAGTATGCAGGTCCAGATTTATGTTCTCCGTCTGATAAGCCCATTTCAATTCTCTTGATAAATTGGGGTTGTCACCGGGACTTGCAGCAGGTACTGAATTTAGGCCCCCAGGCTCGTGTTTTTGTTGTTGACAGTCACCGACCAATTCATTTGCATAATCTGAGTGAGCAAAATGATCACGTCATTTTGCTTTATACGAGGGATGATGAGCAGCAGGCTGATTTGGCCTATGATTTTGATGTTTCAGCTTTAGCAAATGCAAGTGATTTGAATAGTGATGGTGAAGTTGATGAGAATTCAGagagtgaagaagaagaggacagTGAGAGTGAAGGAGAGgatgatggagatggagatgggtCGGGCAGGAAACGAAGAAGGGTTAGTCCCGAGAGTGAAGAGGACCCAGTTAAACTATAccgaaaattgaaaaagaaatattaCTACATGGGTACGTTTCATGGTAAGCCATCAGGGTGTTTGATGTATGAATTGTCACATTCTTTGAGGAAAAACACAAATGAGTTGCTTTGGTTGGCTTGTGTTTCACTGACGGATCAATTTGTTCATGAAAGGTTGACTGATGAGAGGTACCAAGCAGGGGTTATGGAACTGGAGCAACACATTAATAGTTCAGGTAATTTAGATGCAGTTACCTCAGTGACCCTGAAGGATGGAACTAAGATTCGAGCCCCTGATTCATCTAGGATTGCTTATGAAGACGAACCAAGGCTTATGCTGTTACAGGAGTGGAATTTGTTTGACTCAATGTTATGTTCCTCATATATTGCCACAAAATTGAAGACCTGGAGTGACAATGGAATGAAAAAGCTCAAGCTTCTTCTTGCTCGAATGGGATTTGCTCTTGTGGATTGCCAGCAAAAGTTTCAGTACATGAATCTTGACGTCAAACGAAAAATGAAAGATGAGTTTGAACGGTTTCTACCAGAATATGGGCTTACTGATTTTTACTACAGGAGTTTCTTGAGGCTACATGGGTATAGCTCAAGAGTCTCCGCCGCAGATGTTGTACATGGGGTTACTGCGCTTCTTGAATCATTTGTAAACTCTGATGGTTCTTGTGCTTCGAAGCAGTTTGGGGAGGCCTATGATGCACTGTCATTGAATAATCTTGATAAGTTGAAAGATGGAATGCAGCAGGCAATAAAAATACAGAGGGCAATTCTCAGACAAGGAAGTGCAGCAATTACGAAGAGTGGTTCTATCAGGAGTGGAAGAAAGTTTAGGTGGGTCAAGCTTGAAGATTCAGTTGATACAAAGATGTTGGGTTATCCGCAGGCTTTGACTAAATTCTGCTATTTTTTAATGGATGCCTTGAAGGAGAAGGGAGCTAGAATGAAGCCTTTGCTCTGTGCTTGTTTGTCACAAGAGCCACATAAGTTTCTGATTGTTGGGGTATGTGGGAAGCCACGTCTTGGGGCAGATCAAGGAAACGCTTTTGGCATTGCGTTCAGAAATGCTGCTGATGAAATTGGAGTTGAATACTTCCATGAGCTGTTTGAATCTTCTTGGATTATTCTGGACGCAGGTGCAGTTAATTCTTTTATGATCAGATTAACTGAGAAACTCTGA
- the LOC120000809 gene encoding RPM1-interacting protein 4-like, with the protein MAQRSHVPKFGNWEAEGNVPYTVYFDKARKGRTEGKVINPNDPEENPDILSDYVAAKASPSKMNAAPEKPISQGAVGRTHEHQRSKEDGDLKQFSDSPARHDHVNRRSSESAPRYGGRGVSSGETNKRPTKSIGSENSIEQSPLHHQARNGRGVKAPSPAWEGKGSYEGSHGTPGRARTRPSPIGDESPDKSAAVPKFGDWDENNPASADGYTHIFQKVREERQTARVPGGMQTESSHDYYRRQAANNDSAKSCCFPWGRK; encoded by the exons CAACGTTCACATGTGCCAAAGTTTGGCAATTGGGAAGCTGAAGGGAATGTTCCTTACACGGTGTATTTTGATAAGGCGCGGAAAGGGCGAACTGAGGGGAAGGTGATTAATCCAAATGACCCTGAAGAGAACCCAGACATACTTTCCGATTATGTAGCTGCAAAAGCTTCTCCATCAAAAATGAATGCTGCACCAGAGAAACCAATATCGCAGGGGGCAGTTGGACGAACCCATGAACATCAAAGAAGCAAGGAAGATGGTGATCTCAAACAGTTCAGTGATTCTCCAGCACGTCATGACCATGTAAATCGTAGATCTAGCGAATCAGCTCCTCGCTATGGAGGCCGTGGAGTAAGCTCTGGAGAAACCAATAAACGACCTACAAAAAGTATTGGTTCTGAAAACAGCATTGAGCAGTCACCACTGCATCACCAAGCAAGAAATGGAAGAGGTGTCAAGGCTCCTTCTCCTGCTTGGGAAGGAAAGGGTTCATATGAGGGTAGCCATGGCACTCCTGGAAGGGCCCGAACAAGACCAAGTCCTATTGGTGATGAAAGT CCCGACAAAAGTGCTGCTGTGCCGAAATTTGGAGATTGGGATGAGAATAACCCTGCATCAGCTGATGGTTATACGCACATTTTTCAAAAAGTGCGTGAGGAAAGGCAGACAGCAAGGGTGCCAGGAGGCATGCAAACTGAATCATCTCATGACTACTATCGTAGGCAAGCTGCCAATAACGATAGCGCTAAA AGTTGCTGTTTTCCATGGGGCAGAAAATGA